In Alkalihalobacillus sp. TS-13, the following are encoded in one genomic region:
- a CDS encoding aldo/keto reductase, producing the protein MKSIQDSVQLHNGVRMPCLGFGVYKIEDGKEVIQSVKTALEGGYRSIDTAAIYRNEEGVGQAIRETGIPRDELFITTKVWNKGQGYDRTLTSFERSLDKLGLDYVDLYLIHWPVEGLYKETWKAMEKLYKEGHTKAIGVCNFNGHHLEDLMKDSEIKPMVNQIEFHPRLIQEEVRMFCEANDIQVVAWSPLMHGKLLDHPDLIQIGRRYGKSPAQVILRWDLQHGIITIPKSVHEERIYANTDLFNFQLTEEEIIKIDALNRNERFGPDPDNFDF; encoded by the coding sequence ATTAAGAGTATACAAGATTCAGTGCAGCTACATAATGGTGTCAGAATGCCTTGTTTAGGTTTCGGTGTATATAAAATAGAAGACGGGAAGGAAGTCATCCAATCTGTAAAAACAGCACTAGAAGGAGGTTACAGAAGCATTGATACAGCTGCCATCTACCGGAACGAGGAAGGGGTTGGCCAAGCTATCCGAGAAACAGGTATCCCCAGAGACGAACTATTCATCACCACTAAAGTATGGAATAAAGGACAGGGCTATGACCGAACTTTGACCTCTTTTGAAAGAAGTCTTGATAAACTTGGTCTCGATTATGTGGACCTTTATCTTATACACTGGCCAGTTGAAGGTCTGTACAAGGAAACGTGGAAAGCAATGGAAAAGCTCTATAAAGAGGGGCATACGAAAGCGATCGGGGTTTGTAATTTCAATGGTCATCATTTAGAAGACTTGATGAAGGACTCAGAAATCAAACCGATGGTGAATCAGATTGAGTTCCATCCACGATTAATTCAAGAAGAAGTGCGGATGTTCTGTGAAGCGAACGACATCCAAGTTGTGGCTTGGTCCCCGTTGATGCATGGAAAACTACTCGATCATCCTGATTTAATCCAGATAGGGCGCCGCTATGGAAAATCACCAGCACAAGTCATCCTTCGCTGGGATTTACAGCATGGAATCATAACGATTCCGAAATCTGTCCATGAAGAACGGATCTATGCGAACACTGATTTATTCAATTTCCAATTGACGGAGGAAGAAATAATCAAGATCGATGCATTGAATCGAAATGAACGGTTTGGACCCGATCCAGATAATTTTGATTTTTAA
- a CDS encoding S8 family peptidase: protein MSDLQLFPTKIRNKNEFSQEIPYGVEMINAEKMWDLGYKGKGVVIAVLDTGCQTNHPDLKNRIIGGRNFTSDHNGDPRNYSDNHFHGTHVAGTIAAEMNGHGVAGVAPEANLLILKVIRSNGTSSYDSLIRGIHYAINWRGPGKERVRVISMSLGGPVHDPRLQSAVRRAVANNILVVCAAGNLGDKISKSFDHTYPGFYPEVVCVGAMTEDRKPALFTNTNDEIDLVAPGVNILSTYTGTRYAELSGTSMATPHVAGAAALLIQGYEEKLNRKLTEKEIYNLLINNTVKMDFDRESIGAGLLDVSRGIKSKR, encoded by the coding sequence ATGTCAGACCTACAACTGTTTCCCACAAAGATAAGAAACAAGAATGAATTCAGCCAAGAAATCCCCTATGGTGTTGAAATGATCAATGCAGAGAAGATGTGGGACCTGGGCTATAAAGGTAAAGGCGTTGTCATTGCTGTTCTAGATACAGGCTGTCAAACGAATCATCCTGATCTCAAAAATAGAATCATCGGGGGAAGGAATTTTACTTCAGATCATAATGGGGATCCGAGAAATTATTCAGATAATCATTTCCACGGTACGCATGTCGCTGGTACGATCGCTGCAGAGATGAACGGTCATGGAGTCGCGGGTGTAGCACCTGAGGCGAACCTGTTAATTTTAAAAGTCATACGCTCGAACGGTACAAGTTCTTATGATAGTTTGATCAGAGGCATACATTACGCAATAAATTGGAGAGGGCCTGGCAAAGAACGGGTTAGAGTGATTTCAATGTCACTAGGAGGACCAGTCCATGATCCTCGTTTGCAATCTGCAGTGAGACGAGCTGTTGCAAATAATATTCTTGTCGTTTGTGCAGCAGGAAATTTAGGGGATAAGATTTCAAAATCATTTGACCATACGTATCCTGGTTTCTATCCAGAAGTGGTATGTGTAGGAGCTATGACGGAAGATCGGAAACCTGCACTTTTTACAAATACGAACGATGAGATTGACCTGGTCGCACCGGGAGTAAATATTTTATCAACCTATACGGGGACAAGATATGCCGAATTATCAGGAACCTCGATGGCTACTCCTCATGTAGCTGGGGCAGCGGCTTTATTGATCCAAGGGTATGAAGAGAAGCTGAATCGTAAACTGACTGAAAAAGAAATTTATAACCTTCTTATCAATAATACAGTAAAAATGGATTTCGACCGTGAATCAATCGGAGCAGGTTTATTGGATGTGTCTAGAGGAATAAAGTCAAAAAGATGA
- a CDS encoding mismatch-specific DNA-glycosylase, translating into MLEPIPDILDDDLKIVFVGFNPSILSGEMGHHYANPRNRFWNILYQSGLTDCVYAPVEDRLLLTKFRYGFTNIVERPTKEAAEITKAEYKDGKETLKKKLKRYQPKVVCFVGKGVYNQYSGRRNVEWGLQIEPVISGMKEFVAPSSSGLVRMKIEDIIRIYEKLHEIVE; encoded by the coding sequence ATGCTTGAACCGATACCAGATATACTTGATGATGACCTGAAAATCGTATTCGTGGGCTTCAATCCTAGTATCCTTTCTGGTGAGATGGGTCACCATTACGCAAATCCTAGAAATCGTTTCTGGAACATCCTCTATCAATCTGGGTTGACAGACTGCGTTTATGCTCCGGTAGAAGACAGGCTTTTGCTTACAAAGTTTCGTTATGGGTTCACCAATATCGTTGAACGGCCGACAAAAGAGGCTGCTGAAATCACAAAAGCAGAATATAAAGACGGAAAAGAGACGTTGAAGAAGAAACTAAAGAGATATCAACCGAAGGTAGTCTGCTTCGTAGGAAAAGGTGTATATAATCAGTATAGCGGAAGACGAAATGTAGAGTGGGGATTGCAGATAGAGCCTGTCATTTCAGGAATGAAAGAATTCGTCGCCCCATCGTCAAGCGGCCTTGTCAGAATGAAAATAGAAGATATTATCCGGATTTATGAGAAACTTCACGAAATCGTCGAATGA
- a CDS encoding chemotaxis protein produces the protein MQPIAVAVIHGAGIQKEDFAEILIENLQKKLEKWLKDQGRTYTGKEFIFQPIYWGEVFNQREKDLWEAVQKSDRLDFSVLRKFVIEFLGDAIAYQPTSDQFQNYEQVHEIYFKALTKLSEKAGAKAPLIVIGHSLGTVITSNLFYDLQKTSDRMAYIEEWTENATPLEKGETLARFISLGSPLALWSLRYTDFDRPIKVPSWGFYKHYPDGEGGWWNIYDRDDILAYPLKTISDAYGMVIQEDREVNTGNLLTSWNPASHFQYVKDKQILNLLTEQLTELFQSVNKDDRISHLRSEEID, from the coding sequence GTGCAACCAATCGCAGTAGCAGTCATACATGGGGCCGGTATCCAAAAAGAGGATTTTGCTGAGATCCTCATCGAAAATTTACAAAAAAAGTTGGAAAAATGGTTGAAGGATCAAGGTCGCACATACACAGGTAAGGAATTTATCTTCCAACCAATTTACTGGGGTGAGGTATTCAATCAAAGGGAGAAGGACTTATGGGAGGCCGTCCAGAAAAGTGATCGTCTCGATTTCTCCGTATTAAGGAAATTCGTGATTGAATTTTTAGGTGATGCCATTGCTTATCAGCCTACAAGCGACCAATTTCAAAATTATGAACAAGTACATGAAATCTATTTCAAGGCATTGACAAAACTAAGTGAAAAGGCTGGAGCAAAGGCGCCTCTCATTGTCATCGGACACAGTTTAGGGACAGTGATCACTAGTAATCTCTTTTATGATTTACAAAAAACCTCAGATCGAATGGCATATATTGAGGAGTGGACGGAAAATGCTACTCCCCTGGAAAAGGGGGAAACACTTGCACGATTCATTTCTCTCGGATCACCATTGGCTTTATGGAGTTTACGTTACACCGATTTTGACCGACCGATAAAAGTCCCTTCTTGGGGCTTTTACAAGCATTATCCAGATGGGGAGGGGGGCTGGTGGAATATTTACGATCGCGACGATATTCTCGCTTATCCATTAAAAACCATTAGTGATGCTTATGGTATGGTGATCCAGGAAGATAGAGAAGTGAATACCGGTAATCTGTTGACAAGCTGGAACCCTGCTTCTCATTTTCAGTATGTGAAAGATAAACAGATTCTCAATCTATTGACTGAGCAACTTACAGAACTATTTCAATCGGTCAATAAGGACGACCGCATATCGCACCTAAGGAGTGAAGAGATTGATTAA
- a CDS encoding polyribonucleotide nucleotidyltransferase produces MELSSFMANNLQQLRHTVNMNLLNGNLATQAAQSTVMLKDFEEAQQAVIAKHPTSGNMIDLKG; encoded by the coding sequence ATGGAGTTATCGTCATTTATGGCAAACAATCTTCAACAATTAAGGCATACGGTGAACATGAATTTGTTGAATGGGAATTTAGCAACTCAAGCGGCACAGAGTACAGTGATGTTGAAGGATTTTGAAGAAGCGCAACAAGCCGTTATAGCCAAACACCCTACTTCAGGAAATATGATTGATTTGAAAGGCTGA
- a CDS encoding DUF502 domain-containing protein → MKALAKNFLNGVVTVLPIILVIYVVIKVFEFLDNILGNTFRRILKEDYVPGLGLLASIVLITVLGWLSRQYLSGKIVELLDKFLDRIPFVKSLYSVIKDTIQSFLGEKKSFSKVALVHIPGTNMKSIGFVTSEDIDSIADPLVDHIAVYVPQTFQVAGMTFLIPKSDVQILDMKPEEAMKFVLSGGMTVRKKETQ, encoded by the coding sequence ATGAAGGCTCTCGCTAAAAATTTCTTGAATGGGGTTGTGACCGTCTTACCGATCATCCTGGTCATATATGTGGTCATCAAAGTATTTGAATTCTTGGACAACATTCTTGGAAATACGTTCAGGAGAATATTGAAGGAAGATTATGTACCAGGGCTTGGCTTACTGGCATCCATCGTGCTAATTACGGTTCTGGGTTGGTTATCGAGACAATATTTAAGCGGAAAAATTGTAGAGCTCTTGGATAAGTTCCTTGATCGTATCCCGTTTGTGAAAAGCTTATATAGTGTCATTAAAGATACAATCCAATCTTTCCTAGGGGAGAAGAAGTCGTTTTCTAAGGTTGCCCTAGTTCATATTCCCGGTACGAATATGAAATCAATTGGTTTCGTAACTTCCGAGGATATCGATTCCATCGCTGACCCACTGGTTGACCATATCGCTGTTTATGTTCCACAAACATTCCAGGTAGCAGGAATGACATTTCTCATACCAAAATCAGATGTTCAAATATTAGATATGAAACCAGAAGAAGCGATGAAATTCGTTCTTTCCGGCGGTATGACTGTTCGGAAAAAAGAAACACAGTAA
- a CDS encoding TetR/AcrR family transcriptional regulator, which yields MNPTFERLPEKKKQQIINACLEEFAENGFENTSTNKIIERAEISKGLLFHYFKNKKTLYLFLLERSARLVTDQVFDHLEAETEKDFFERIKKVAILKMNFFSKHTNEYLILINGFFNTPKDLEKDITVLYEKLYKQMMQFNANQLFDYLHEEQIRTGLTKEFVLEYVLNVMDQFNRGLLRQYKGKEEDLLEDFNPLLNRLDQYIDILKYGVYERT from the coding sequence ATGAATCCAACTTTTGAAAGATTGCCTGAAAAGAAGAAACAACAGATCATAAATGCCTGTTTAGAGGAGTTTGCTGAAAACGGTTTTGAAAATACCTCAACAAATAAAATTATAGAGCGAGCAGAAATCTCTAAAGGATTATTGTTCCATTATTTTAAAAACAAGAAGACGTTGTATCTATTCTTGTTGGAACGCTCTGCACGGCTTGTGACCGATCAAGTATTTGATCACTTGGAAGCTGAGACAGAAAAAGACTTTTTTGAACGAATCAAAAAAGTCGCTATCTTGAAAATGAACTTCTTTTCTAAACATACGAATGAATACCTTATTTTGATCAATGGATTTTTCAATACACCAAAGGACTTAGAAAAAGACATCACTGTTTTATACGAAAAACTGTACAAACAAATGATGCAATTCAATGCGAATCAACTTTTCGATTATTTACATGAAGAACAAATACGAACTGGTTTGACGAAAGAGTTTGTTTTAGAATATGTATTGAATGTCATGGATCAATTCAATCGGGGGCTATTGCGGCAATATAAAGGGAAAGAAGAAGATCTGCTTGAAGATTTCAATCCGTTGCTTAATCGGCTTGATCAATATATTGATATCCTGAAATATGGGGTTTATGAACGAACATGA
- a CDS encoding ABC transporter ATP-binding protein, which translates to MKAIEMINLTKYYGKHQAVSDLTFSVEEGEVYGFIGPNGAGKSTTIRTLLNFIYPTNGSAEIFGKDIITESKEIKQEVGYLPSEVHYYENMKVKALLNYSAGFYRKPTAKKRIQELSERLELDLNKRFEDLSFGNRKKVGIVQALLHEPRILIMDEPTGGLDPLMQHTFFDLLLEEKKKGVTIFFSSHILSEVQKMCDRVAIIKEGRLIANDTIENLTKNQFKTVTILLEEGQKIDLGFDGIIQQELIGHTLSILFRGDIHKLIHALSQESYRDVVIEEPSLDEIFMHFYESEVNGGTEE; encoded by the coding sequence ATGAAAGCGATAGAAATGATCAACCTCACAAAATATTACGGAAAACATCAGGCAGTTTCCGATCTTACATTTTCTGTTGAAGAAGGGGAAGTGTATGGTTTCATAGGACCGAATGGGGCAGGAAAAAGTACCACGATCCGAACACTGCTTAATTTCATCTATCCTACAAACGGTTCTGCTGAAATTTTTGGTAAGGATATCATCACTGAATCAAAAGAAATCAAACAAGAGGTAGGCTATCTTCCTTCTGAAGTCCATTACTATGAAAATATGAAGGTGAAAGCACTGCTGAATTATTCAGCAGGATTTTACAGAAAACCAACTGCAAAAAAGAGAATCCAGGAACTTTCCGAGCGATTGGAATTGGATTTGAACAAGCGATTTGAAGATCTTTCATTTGGTAATCGAAAAAAGGTCGGGATCGTTCAAGCCTTGTTGCATGAACCTCGGATCTTGATCATGGATGAACCGACTGGTGGTCTTGACCCGTTGATGCAGCATACTTTTTTCGATCTCTTACTTGAAGAAAAGAAGAAGGGTGTAACAATTTTCTTCTCCTCACACATTTTAAGTGAAGTACAAAAGATGTGTGATCGTGTTGCGATCATCAAGGAAGGACGATTGATTGCAAATGATACGATTGAAAATCTCACAAAAAACCAGTTCAAGACAGTCACGATTTTATTGGAGGAAGGTCAGAAGATCGACCTTGGTTTCGATGGAATCATCCAACAAGAACTGATCGGCCATACGTTAAGCATTCTGTTCCGGGGGGATATCCATAAACTCATACATGCCTTGAGCCAAGAGTCCTATCGCGATGTAGTGATCGAGGAACCATCACTTGATGAGATCTTCATGCATTTCTATGAGTCAGAGGTGAATGGGGGGACAGAAGAATGA
- a CDS encoding ABC transporter permease subunit has translation MIFKQEFKWNFRGLLIWSVILGGLVFLMMQIFPDFAKQQENLEALMSAYPEGIKKAFNMDQVSLGTVLGFYAIEGYMLITLIGSIYVVLLAGNMVAKEEGEKTIEFLLSKPITRSEMLTQKLFVVIVNIILFNVFVSLFNFAAFIIVDDGSFEFVPFLLLSFAPILLHFTFASIAFLLSTVLRKGRQILSVTVGLVFITYFLQVISSVSDQLEVVKYFSPFEYVDPADIIKNEALDGLYILIMAGIMLICTIASFIYYRKKDIAV, from the coding sequence ATGATTTTCAAACAGGAATTCAAATGGAATTTCCGCGGCTTACTAATATGGTCGGTCATTCTCGGTGGGTTAGTATTCCTAATGATGCAGATCTTTCCTGACTTCGCAAAACAACAAGAAAATTTGGAAGCATTGATGTCCGCATACCCTGAAGGAATCAAAAAAGCTTTCAATATGGACCAGGTAAGTCTAGGAACAGTACTTGGTTTCTACGCAATCGAAGGCTATATGTTAATTACATTGATTGGGAGCATTTATGTTGTCTTATTAGCCGGGAATATGGTTGCGAAAGAAGAGGGTGAGAAAACGATCGAATTCTTGCTATCAAAACCGATAACAAGATCAGAAATGCTCACTCAAAAATTATTTGTGGTGATTGTAAATATTATTTTATTTAATGTTTTCGTATCTTTGTTCAACTTTGCTGCATTTATCATTGTAGATGATGGGTCATTTGAATTCGTACCATTCCTACTTTTGTCATTCGCGCCGATCTTGTTGCATTTCACGTTTGCATCAATTGCGTTTTTACTGTCAACAGTATTGAGAAAGGGGCGACAAATCCTATCAGTAACGGTCGGGTTAGTATTCATCACCTACTTCCTACAGGTGATCTCAAGCGTATCTGATCAATTAGAAGTGGTGAAGTATTTCAGCCCATTTGAATATGTGGATCCAGCAGATATTATCAAGAATGAAGCACTCGATGGTTTGTATATTTTGATCATGGCAGGTATCATGTTGATTTGTACGATAGCATCGTTTATATATTACCGAAAAAAAGATATTGCAGTTTAA